A genomic segment from Desulfonatronum lacustre DSM 10312 encodes:
- a CDS encoding NAD(+)/NADH kinase, whose protein sequence is MNRIHPKSILLVAKRGHGEALGLADEIADWLTRRGVVARVTENEDDLSPCLPGQSQTPTLVLVLGGDGTMISVARKLCSNDMAVLGINFARVGFLTECSKEAWEEVLEGILADGAAVSSRLLLDVRLVRDGATLLSTVAVNDIVVGRGNLARLVNLELFFADERISALRADGLVLSTPTGASAYSYSAGGPLIYPELEVICATPICSFLTEVKPFVFPADQEIRVRVDEEATEVFLTLDGQSGWPLRKGDTVLVARSSRKMHLVRYPGSSYLQKLKAKGFLRES, encoded by the coding sequence ATGAACCGAATTCATCCCAAATCCATCCTTCTGGTGGCCAAGCGCGGTCATGGCGAAGCCCTCGGTCTGGCCGACGAAATCGCCGACTGGTTGACCCGCCGCGGGGTCGTTGCCCGGGTTACGGAAAACGAAGACGATCTCTCCCCGTGTCTGCCGGGCCAAAGCCAGACTCCTACCCTGGTCCTCGTTCTGGGCGGGGACGGGACCATGATCAGCGTGGCCCGGAAACTTTGCTCCAACGATATGGCGGTTCTGGGAATCAATTTCGCGCGGGTGGGCTTCCTGACGGAGTGTTCCAAGGAGGCCTGGGAGGAGGTCCTGGAGGGCATTCTGGCCGACGGAGCCGCCGTGTCCTCACGCCTGCTCCTGGACGTCCGTCTGGTCCGCGACGGGGCCACCCTGCTTTCAACCGTCGCGGTGAACGATATCGTGGTCGGTCGCGGTAATTTGGCCCGGTTGGTCAACCTGGAACTGTTTTTCGCGGACGAGCGGATCTCCGCCTTGCGGGCCGACGGTCTGGTGCTCTCCACACCCACCGGGGCTTCGGCCTATTCCTACTCCGCCGGGGGGCCGTTGATCTATCCGGAACTGGAGGTGATCTGCGCCACTCCGATCTGTTCGTTTCTGACGGAAGTCAAACCGTTCGTCTTTCCGGCAGACCAGGAAATCCGGGTCCGGGTGGACGAAGAGGCAACCGAGGTGTTCCTGACCCTTGACGGACAATCCGGGTGGCCGTTGCGCAAGGGGGACACCGTGCTGGTCGCCAGGTCGTCCCGGAAAATGCACCTGGTCAGGTATCCGGGGTCGTCCTATTTACAAAAACTCAAGGCCAAAGGTTTTCTCCGGGAGAGCTGA